One stretch of Saccharopolyspora erythraea DNA includes these proteins:
- a CDS encoding DHA2 family efflux MFS transporter permease subunit: protein MTATMRAESGEADREAGPRRAAVLIAVLVVSAFVMILNETILSVALRDLTVDLDVSTATVQWLTSGFLVTMAVVIPTTGFLLERFTPRQVFLASLTLFSAGTLISALAPGFAVLLVGRLVQACGTAVMLPLLMTSVMRLVPAEKRGATMGTITIVIAVAPAVGPTIGGAVLASLGWRWMFWIVLPLAALALVIGAVWMRLDSTTRSVPLDSISVLLSAVGFGGVLYGLSSLGESGGGGHPVPPWGAIAVGVVALGGFVVRQLRLQRHDRALLDLRPLTYRAFSIALLLSALLFMCLLGAAAILLPLYLQTVLHTSTFVSGLAVLPGGLVLGLLGRPVGHLFDRFGARPLVIPGALAMAVSLWLFSALGPDSPLAAVIGIHVLLMAGLGLMMTPLMTESLSALPAHLHSHGSAILSTLQQVAGAFGTAVFVTVASVGTAAPSGAPGADGLHAAFMVAGGIGVLAFVVSLFVRRPQRPAEAAGAGPAEHG, encoded by the coding sequence ATGACGGCGACCATGAGAGCCGAGTCCGGGGAAGCCGACCGCGAAGCCGGACCGCGGCGCGCGGCCGTGCTGATCGCCGTGCTGGTCGTCTCGGCGTTCGTGATGATCCTCAACGAGACGATCCTCAGCGTGGCGCTGCGCGACCTCACGGTCGACCTCGACGTGTCGACCGCGACCGTGCAGTGGCTGACCAGCGGGTTCCTGGTGACCATGGCGGTGGTGATCCCCACCACGGGCTTCCTGCTGGAGCGGTTCACCCCGCGCCAGGTCTTCCTCGCCTCGTTGACGCTGTTCAGCGCGGGGACGCTGATCAGCGCGCTGGCTCCGGGCTTCGCGGTGCTGCTGGTGGGCCGCCTGGTGCAGGCGTGCGGCACCGCGGTCATGCTGCCGTTGCTGATGACCTCGGTGATGCGGCTGGTGCCCGCGGAGAAGCGCGGCGCGACGATGGGCACGATCACCATCGTCATCGCCGTCGCGCCAGCCGTGGGCCCGACGATCGGTGGCGCGGTGCTGGCTTCGCTGGGCTGGCGCTGGATGTTCTGGATCGTGCTGCCGCTGGCGGCTCTGGCACTGGTCATCGGCGCGGTCTGGATGCGCCTGGACAGCACGACCCGCTCGGTGCCGCTGGACTCGATCTCGGTGTTGCTGTCGGCCGTGGGCTTCGGCGGTGTCCTCTACGGTCTGTCGTCCCTCGGTGAGTCCGGAGGCGGCGGGCACCCGGTGCCACCGTGGGGCGCTATCGCCGTCGGCGTGGTCGCCCTCGGCGGGTTCGTCGTCCGCCAGCTCCGCCTGCAGCGCCACGACCGCGCCCTGCTCGACCTGCGCCCGCTGACCTACCGCGCCTTCAGCATCGCGTTGCTGCTCAGCGCGTTGCTGTTCATGTGCCTGCTGGGTGCAGCGGCGATCCTGCTGCCGCTGTACCTGCAGACCGTCCTGCACACCAGCACGTTCGTCAGCGGGCTTGCGGTGCTGCCCGGCGGACTGGTCCTCGGCCTGCTGGGACGACCGGTGGGACACCTGTTCGACCGCTTCGGCGCACGCCCGCTGGTGATCCCCGGCGCGCTGGCGATGGCGGTGTCGCTGTGGTTGTTCTCGGCTCTCGGGCCGGACTCGCCGCTGGCCGCGGTCATCGGCATCCACGTCCTGCTCATGGCCGGGCTCGGGTTGATGATGACGCCGCTGATGACCGAGTCGCTCAGCGCGTTGCCCGCCCACCTGCACTCCCACGGCAGCGCCATCCTGTCCACCCTCCAGCAGGTCGCGGGCGCGTTCGGCACGGCGGTGTTCGTGACGGTCGCCTCCGTGGGCACCGCGGCCCCGTCCGGTGCTCCCGGCGCCGACGGCCTGCACGCGGCGTTCATGGTCGCCGGAGGCATCGGTGTGCTGGCGTTCGTCGTGTCGCTTTTCGTCCGCCGGCCTCAGCGACCGGCCGAAGCGGCAGGGGCGGGTCCGGCCGAGCACGGATAG
- the rox gene encoding rifampin monooxygenase — protein MIDVIVAGGGPTGLMLAGELRLHGVHVVVLERLTEPTGESRGQGLHARSVEVMDQRGLLDRFLAVSEKFQVGGLFGGIMKPWPDRLDTAHPYGVATPQPVTERLLEERALELGAEIRRGCEVAGLSQDEDGVTVELADGARLRSRYLVGCDGGRSTVRKRLGVGFPGEPAKVETLLGVMEATEDPATIAAVVEEVRKTQLRFAVQPVEDGLYRVVAPADGVAEDRATAPTLEEFRTRLRAFAGTDFGVHSPRWLSRFGDATRQAERYRVGRVLLAGDAAHIHPPTGGQGLNLGVQDAFNLGWKLAAAVGGWAPDGLLDSYHTERHPVAAAVLDNTRAQITLLGTEPGPAALRELLSKLMDFEEVNWYVTEMITAVGVRYDFGEGHELLGRRMRDVGLKRGRLYALMHGGRGLLLDQTGRLSVEGWADRVDHVVDVSEELDVPAVLLRPDGHVAWAGEDQQDLLGRLPRWFGTPVR, from the coding sequence ATGATTGACGTGATCGTGGCCGGCGGCGGACCGACCGGCTTGATGCTGGCCGGCGAGTTGCGGCTGCACGGTGTGCACGTGGTCGTGCTGGAGAGGCTGACCGAGCCGACTGGCGAGTCCCGCGGACAGGGCCTGCACGCGCGCAGCGTCGAGGTGATGGACCAGCGCGGCCTGCTGGACCGGTTCCTCGCGGTCAGCGAGAAGTTCCAGGTCGGTGGCCTGTTCGGCGGCATCATGAAGCCGTGGCCGGACCGGCTGGACACGGCTCACCCGTACGGCGTCGCCACCCCGCAGCCGGTCACCGAGCGGCTGCTCGAGGAGCGGGCCCTCGAACTCGGTGCCGAGATCCGTCGCGGCTGCGAAGTGGCCGGGCTGAGCCAGGACGAGGACGGGGTGACCGTCGAGCTGGCCGACGGCGCGCGGCTGCGCTCGCGCTACCTCGTCGGGTGCGACGGGGGCCGCAGCACGGTGCGCAAGCGGCTCGGCGTCGGCTTTCCCGGCGAGCCCGCAAAGGTCGAGACGCTGCTGGGTGTGATGGAGGCGACCGAGGACCCGGCGACGATCGCCGCCGTCGTCGAGGAGGTCCGCAAGACCCAGCTGCGGTTCGCCGTACAGCCCGTCGAGGACGGGCTGTACCGCGTCGTCGCGCCCGCCGACGGTGTGGCCGAGGACCGTGCGACCGCGCCGACCCTCGAGGAGTTCAGGACGCGGTTGCGAGCCTTCGCGGGCACCGACTTCGGGGTGCACTCGCCGCGCTGGCTGTCCCGGTTCGGCGACGCCACCCGGCAGGCCGAGCGCTACCGGGTCGGCCGGGTGCTGCTGGCCGGCGACGCGGCGCACATCCACCCGCCGACCGGCGGGCAGGGCCTCAACCTCGGCGTGCAGGACGCGTTCAACCTCGGCTGGAAGCTGGCCGCCGCGGTCGGCGGCTGGGCTCCGGACGGGCTGCTGGACAGCTACCACACCGAACGGCACCCGGTGGCCGCCGCCGTGCTGGACAACACCCGCGCGCAGATCACGCTGCTGGGGACCGAGCCGGGTCCGGCCGCGCTGCGGGAGCTGCTCTCGAAGCTGATGGATTTCGAGGAGGTGAACTGGTACGTGACCGAGATGATCACCGCGGTCGGGGTCCGCTACGACTTCGGCGAGGGCCACGAACTGCTCGGCAGGCGGATGCGGGACGTGGGCCTGAAGCGGGGTCGCCTTTACGCGCTGATGCACGGCGGCCGCGGTCTGCTGCTCGACCAGACCGGCCGGCTCTCGGTGGAGGGCTGGGCGGATCGGGTCGACCACGTCGTCGACGTCAGTGAGGAGCTGGACGTGCCCGCGGTGCTGCTGCGGCCGGACGGCCATGTGGCCTGGGCGGGTGAAGATCAGCAGGATCTGCTCGGCAGGCTGCCCAGGTGGTTCGGCACTCCTGTCAGGTAA
- a CDS encoding glycosyltransferase yields MSAAPMRIVLTCLPYYSHLVPVVVPVAHALRRAGHTATVATAPAMAAELARHGVEHLPLPNVRTLEELLADPAFLTGPGMPGAEGEGAEETARAREDPGPLTKAFAGPMAGTFARDLIAAAADWRPDVIVRECNEFGGYLAAERLGLPRAVLDIAPYSCAHLPFLRNTLNKQLDELGLAPSDDPWEPNAGLLAAVVPAAWYPERLRVSSLRSYRPNPAAPQGFPVHAEQPMVLAGLGTVAHTVVPEAPRLLAAMVAALGELPCNGVVSLGPALQTWSGPRPANVRLVSFAPQREILGRAALFLSHGGFGSVHEAVQAGTPMVNLPLFADQPDNARRVTELGLGLHVDPAAATPEALADAAGRVLADGGFRRRAAELARQSREAPGFDVLAADLAALA; encoded by the coding sequence GTGAGCGCGGCACCGATGCGGATCGTCCTCACCTGCCTGCCCTACTACTCCCACCTGGTGCCGGTCGTGGTCCCGGTTGCCCACGCGCTGCGCCGGGCCGGGCACACCGCCACCGTCGCGACCGCGCCTGCCATGGCCGCGGAACTCGCACGGCACGGTGTCGAGCACCTGCCGCTGCCGAACGTCCGCACCCTCGAAGAACTGCTCGCCGACCCCGCGTTCCTCACCGGCCCCGGCATGCCCGGCGCGGAAGGAGAAGGCGCTGAGGAGACCGCCCGTGCCCGCGAGGATCCCGGTCCGCTGACGAAGGCGTTCGCCGGGCCGATGGCCGGGACGTTCGCCCGGGACCTGATCGCAGCGGCGGCGGACTGGCGGCCCGACGTGATCGTGCGGGAGTGCAACGAGTTCGGTGGCTACCTCGCCGCGGAACGGCTCGGCCTGCCCCGCGCGGTGCTCGACATCGCACCGTACTCCTGCGCGCATCTGCCTTTTCTGCGCAACACGCTCAACAAGCAGCTGGACGAACTGGGACTGGCCCCCTCGGACGATCCGTGGGAGCCGAACGCCGGTCTGCTCGCCGCCGTCGTGCCCGCCGCGTGGTACCCGGAGCGGCTGCGGGTATCCTCGCTACGCTCCTATCGGCCGAATCCGGCTGCGCCACAAGGGTTTCCTGTTCACGCCGAACAGCCGATGGTGCTCGCCGGGCTCGGTACCGTCGCGCACACCGTCGTGCCGGAGGCCCCGCGGCTGCTCGCCGCGATGGTCGCCGCGCTCGGCGAACTGCCGTGCAACGGCGTGGTGTCCCTGGGACCGGCGTTGCAGACCTGGTCCGGACCGCGGCCGGCGAACGTCCGGCTGGTGTCCTTCGCCCCGCAGCGCGAGATTCTGGGCAGAGCCGCGCTTTTCCTCTCACACGGCGGTTTCGGCAGTGTCCACGAGGCCGTGCAGGCCGGGACGCCGATGGTGAACCTGCCGTTGTTCGCCGACCAGCCGGACAACGCACGCCGCGTCACCGAGCTTGGACTGGGTCTGCACGTCGACCCCGCCGCGGCGACACCGGAGGCACTGGCCGACGCGGCAGGCCGCGTGCTCGCCGACGGCGGATTCCGGCGGCGTGCCGCGGAACTGGCCAGGCAGTCGCGGGAGGCGCCCGGATTCGACGTGCTCGCGGCGGATCTCGCCGCACTGGCCTGA
- a CDS encoding aminotransferase class I/II-fold pyridoxal phosphate-dependent enzyme: MRSLRAARERSFIRVAQIIHQLSLNENTSPPLPGVLKAAQDSLGSMNLTLDALATGLTGAIAQRLALPPERVVAGAGSGALLQQFLFAHAGSGASVVHAWPSFELYPLLIRNARAEPVAVPSAGDGQDLAALAAAVTPETKVVLLCNPNNPTGEVLGDAQLTDFLAALPPHVLVLIDEAYREFADPARIADGLGLAAADDRVAVVRTFSKSHGLLGLRVGYLVAAEPVAAALRPTLPFYRVPTVAQAAALAALEAGDEMRERCREVAAERDRVRAGLLELGWDVPPSGGNYLWLRLGDRNESFVRHLAANGVAVREIAGAGVRVSTGTPEANDAVLGLAKEFAG, from the coding sequence ATGAGGAGCCTGCGCGCGGCACGGGAAAGGTCCTTCATTCGCGTGGCTCAGATCATTCATCAGCTGTCTTTGAACGAGAACACTTCCCCGCCATTGCCCGGTGTGCTGAAAGCGGCCCAGGACAGTCTGGGAAGCATGAACCTCACGCTCGACGCACTGGCCACCGGCCTCACCGGCGCGATCGCGCAACGGTTGGCGCTCCCGCCGGAACGGGTCGTCGCCGGCGCCGGTTCCGGCGCCCTGCTCCAGCAGTTCCTGTTCGCGCACGCCGGATCCGGCGCCTCGGTGGTGCACGCCTGGCCGTCGTTCGAGCTCTACCCGCTGCTGATCCGCAACGCGCGGGCCGAACCGGTCGCGGTGCCCTCGGCCGGCGACGGCCAGGACCTGGCCGCACTCGCCGCCGCCGTCACGCCGGAGACGAAGGTCGTGTTGCTGTGCAACCCGAACAACCCGACCGGAGAAGTACTCGGTGACGCGCAACTGACGGACTTCCTCGCCGCGCTGCCGCCGCACGTGCTGGTGCTGATCGACGAGGCGTACCGCGAGTTCGCCGACCCCGCGCGGATCGCCGACGGGCTCGGACTCGCGGCGGCCGACGACCGGGTCGCCGTCGTGCGCACGTTCTCCAAGTCCCACGGCCTGCTCGGTCTCCGCGTCGGCTACCTGGTGGCGGCCGAACCGGTCGCCGCGGCGCTGCGGCCGACGCTGCCGTTCTACCGCGTGCCGACCGTCGCGCAGGCCGCGGCGCTGGCCGCGCTCGAAGCCGGCGACGAGATGCGCGAGCGCTGCCGGGAGGTCGCCGCCGAGCGCGACCGGGTGCGGGCCGGGCTGCTCGAACTGGGCTGGGACGTCCCGCCCAGCGGCGGGAACTACCTGTGGCTGCGCCTCGGAGACCGCAACGAGTCATTCGTTCGACACCTCGCCGCCAACGGCGTCGCAGTGCGCGAGATCGCAGGCGCCGGAGTGCGGGTGAGCACCGGGACACCAGAGGCCAACG